From Riemerella anatipestifer ATCC 11845 = DSM 15868, a single genomic window includes:
- a CDS encoding GlcG/HbpS family heme-binding protein: protein MVTNLLIAQTTNVSQRLTQEGALKLAEQANLEAQKLNKKISIAVLDSSGVTLLLLKGDDVGVHNTEASRRKAYTSASTKTSSWDLMQKAASDPTAQNLNTLPELLLLGGGVPIWKSGILVGSIGISGGGSGENDHNIAKKSVENLGFTIQR, encoded by the coding sequence ATGGTAACTAATCTATTAATTGCACAGACTACTAATGTTAGTCAACGTTTGACACAAGAGGGAGCATTAAAATTAGCTGAACAGGCAAATTTAGAAGCTCAGAAATTAAATAAAAAGATATCTATAGCTGTGCTAGACTCATCTGGAGTTACACTTCTACTATTGAAAGGAGATGATGTAGGGGTTCATAATACTGAAGCTTCACGAAGAAAGGCCTATACATCTGCTTCAACTAAGACTTCCAGTTGGGATCTGATGCAAAAAGCGGCATCTGATCCGACGGCTCAAAACTTAAACACTCTTCCTGAGCTACTATTGCTAGGGGGAGGTGTGCCAATTTGGAAAAGTGGGATTCTAGTAGGTAGTATTGGTATATCAGGAGGAGGAAGTGGAGAGAATGATCATAATATTGCTAAAAAATCAGTAGAAAATTTAGGTTTTACAATTCAACGATGA
- a CDS encoding YceI family protein — protein MKKIALLFVMAGGLLTAQTKNLKVEKANINWWGYKVMKSDASSHNGTLNLKNGTVVLKKNQLAGGTFVLDMTSINATDLTGERQTKLNDHLKNGDFFEVEKYPTGSFKITSLKKTGKADYNYLVTGALTVKGKTNTVTFPAKVSVNKEGVSLTSDKFSIDRQKWDIAYQSSMKDVVIKDDMDLQVSFTAK, from the coding sequence ATGAAAAAAATAGCATTATTATTCGTTATGGCAGGTGGGCTACTTACAGCTCAGACCAAAAATCTAAAAGTAGAAAAAGCCAATATTAACTGGTGGGGCTATAAGGTGATGAAATCCGACGCTTCCTCTCACAATGGAACACTAAATCTAAAAAATGGTACTGTGGTACTAAAGAAAAACCAACTTGCAGGAGGTACTTTCGTTTTGGATATGACAAGCATCAACGCGACCGATCTCACAGGAGAACGCCAAACCAAACTGAATGACCACCTTAAAAATGGAGATTTTTTTGAAGTAGAAAAATATCCTACGGGGAGTTTTAAAATCACTTCTCTTAAAAAGACAGGAAAGGCAGATTACAACTACCTTGTTACGGGAGCACTTACCGTAAAGGGCAAAACCAATACCGTAACTTTCCCTGCAAAGGTAAGCGTAAACAAAGAGGGAGTTTCCTTAACTTCGGATAAGTTCTCTATTGATAGACAAAAGTGGGATATAGCTTACCAATCTTCTATGAAAGATGTAGTCATCAAAGACGATATGGATTTGCAAGTAAGTTTTACAGCTAAATAA
- the uraH gene encoding hydroxyisourate hydrolase produces the protein MKKSSFLVLILAFTSFMFAQEAKYQLSSHILDITQGQPASGVTISLSKMNNTGNWIKVDEKITDSNGRIRDFLKEEKDINHQGIYRLTYFTKPYFDKLGQKSFYPFIEVVFEIKDNSHYHVPITLSPYGYSTYRGN, from the coding sequence ATGAAAAAGAGTTCTTTCTTAGTATTAATACTTGCTTTTACAAGTTTTATGTTTGCACAAGAAGCAAAATACCAGTTATCAAGTCATATTTTGGATATTACTCAGGGACAACCAGCTTCTGGAGTTACGATTAGTCTGTCAAAAATGAATAATACAGGTAATTGGATAAAAGTTGATGAAAAAATAACCGATTCAAATGGGCGAATTAGAGATTTTTTGAAGGAAGAGAAAGATATAAATCATCAAGGAATTTATAGGTTAACTTATTTTACAAAACCTTATTTTGACAAATTAGGACAAAAAAGTTTTTACCCATTTATTGAAGTAGTATTTGAAATAAAAGATAATAGTCATTATCATGTTCCAATAACTTTAAGTCCATATGGCTACTCAACATATCGAGGTAATTAA
- a CDS encoding ParB/RepB/Spo0J family partition protein encodes MKDKKRAMGRGLGAILNAEKKATINTATDEGAKQIMGSIVEINIEDIYPNPNQPRTYFDEDALNQLAQSIKNLGVIQPITLRKDGARFEIISGERRYRASQIAGLKTIPAYIRLVNDQELLEMALVENIQREDLDAIEIALTYQRLLEEIGMTQENLSQRIGKERSTITNYIRLLRLSPEVQGAIRTGAISAGHGRAIISLQDEKLQQELFDKIIKEQLNVRQAEAVASGLKNPKERKNKVERELPNHLKRTQKSLSDLLDIKVDIKASANGKKGKIVFDFNNEEELERILNAFEK; translated from the coding sequence ATGAAAGATAAAAAAAGAGCCATGGGGCGAGGTTTAGGAGCGATATTAAATGCTGAAAAAAAGGCAACCATAAACACTGCTACAGACGAAGGTGCGAAGCAGATTATGGGAAGTATCGTAGAGATTAACATAGAAGATATTTATCCTAACCCTAACCAGCCTAGAACTTACTTTGACGAAGACGCTCTTAATCAGTTAGCACAATCTATCAAAAACCTAGGAGTGATACAACCTATCACGCTTAGAAAAGACGGTGCTAGATTTGAAATTATTTCAGGGGAACGAAGATACCGAGCTTCCCAGATAGCAGGATTAAAAACTATACCTGCTTATATTCGTTTGGTAAACGACCAAGAGCTCCTAGAAATGGCTCTTGTGGAAAATATCCAAAGAGAAGATTTAGATGCTATTGAAATTGCTTTAACTTACCAAAGGTTGCTTGAAGAAATAGGTATGACACAGGAAAACCTAAGTCAGCGTATTGGTAAAGAAAGAAGTACGATTACTAATTATATCCGCCTTCTAAGATTAAGCCCAGAAGTACAAGGAGCTATTAGAACTGGAGCCATTTCAGCAGGACACGGAAGAGCCATTATAAGCCTTCAAGACGAAAAGCTACAACAAGAGTTATTTGATAAAATCATCAAAGAACAACTTAATGTCCGCCAAGCTGAAGCCGTAGCATCTGGACTAAAAAATCCTAAAGAGAGAAAAAATAAAGTAGAAAGAGAGCTTCCTAACCATTTAAAAAGAACTCAAAAATCCCTTTCTGATTTGCTAGACATAAAGGTAGATATTAAAGCCTCTGCCAACGGGAAGAAAGGAAAAATAGTTTTTGATTTCAATAATGAAGAAGAGCTAGAACGAATTTTAAATGCTTTTGAAAAATAA
- the lepB gene encoding signal peptidase I codes for MDYILKYTVFVLILSVLMGVSTWKLFKKMGYNPIFAFIPFYNYFIVLKETEQPKWWVVLSYFPIVGPIMMSVFHLHLMKKFGKTDIVSQILTVVLPFIYMATVNYSPKTEIEEKDTFYLSGEEKEEKKESFLGSITFAAVFATVIHTFITQPFGIPTGSMERTLLVGDFLFVNKLNYGYRMPMRPLAIPFLQGTIIDTGEPKNPKDDPKSYVETVKLPYFRLPGWEKVERNDIVVFNYPQDSVHTAIDRKDAYVKRCVAVGGDVLEVKKGRLFINGKPEVILGDQENQVSYLVYTSQQIDVNQLWNRLGYLPLQEGATTDGYVYHFQGLTDKLLADIKQLPEFVKAEEILSEKGEKTISYLNPQQTKIDTTNTIFPINKNWNQDWYGPIRIPKKGDVVKINQETLPEYQWIISKYEHNKLENKNGKIYINGKEANEYTIKQDYYFMMGDNRDASLDARFFGFVPEEYIVGKPMFTWMSLQGVFDEGPKKIRWDRMFKATNTGEANKTSYWWIAAIILGLFFGWEYISKLFKKKKDD; via the coding sequence ATGGATTATATATTAAAATATACCGTTTTTGTACTCATTCTTTCTGTACTAATGGGTGTTTCTACATGGAAACTGTTTAAGAAAATGGGATACAATCCTATTTTTGCTTTTATACCATTTTATAACTACTTTATAGTTTTAAAAGAAACCGAACAGCCGAAATGGTGGGTAGTATTATCCTACTTCCCTATTGTAGGTCCTATTATGATGTCTGTTTTTCACTTACATCTTATGAAGAAGTTCGGGAAAACAGATATTGTAAGTCAAATTCTTACGGTAGTATTGCCATTTATCTATATGGCAACGGTTAACTACAGTCCTAAAACTGAAATTGAAGAAAAAGATACCTTCTATCTAAGTGGAGAAGAAAAAGAAGAGAAAAAAGAATCTTTCTTAGGTTCTATTACCTTTGCGGCAGTGTTTGCTACAGTAATACATACTTTCATTACTCAGCCGTTTGGTATTCCTACGGGATCTATGGAGCGTACTTTGTTAGTGGGAGATTTCTTGTTTGTTAATAAACTCAACTATGGCTACAGAATGCCGATGAGACCTTTAGCTATACCATTTTTGCAAGGAACAATAATAGATACGGGAGAACCTAAAAATCCAAAAGACGACCCTAAGTCTTATGTAGAAACCGTTAAATTACCTTATTTTAGACTACCTGGTTGGGAGAAAGTAGAGCGTAATGATATTGTGGTATTCAACTATCCACAAGATTCTGTGCATACCGCTATAGACCGAAAAGATGCCTATGTGAAAAGATGTGTAGCTGTAGGCGGTGATGTCTTAGAGGTTAAAAAAGGGAGACTTTTCATCAATGGTAAGCCAGAGGTTATTCTGGGCGACCAAGAAAACCAAGTTTCTTATCTTGTATATACTTCTCAGCAGATAGATGTTAATCAACTTTGGAATCGTTTGGGATATTTACCTTTACAAGAAGGAGCTACTACTGATGGCTATGTTTACCATTTCCAAGGGCTTACAGATAAGTTATTAGCAGATATTAAACAACTCCCTGAATTTGTAAAAGCGGAAGAAATACTTTCTGAAAAAGGTGAAAAAACAATTTCTTACCTTAATCCTCAACAGACTAAAATTGATACCACTAATACCATTTTCCCAATCAATAAAAACTGGAATCAAGACTGGTACGGACCTATTAGAATTCCTAAAAAAGGTGATGTGGTAAAAATCAATCAAGAAACACTTCCTGAATACCAATGGATTATTTCTAAATATGAACATAATAAACTAGAGAACAAAAACGGGAAAATTTACATCAATGGTAAAGAAGCTAATGAGTACACCATCAAACAAGATTATTACTTTATGATGGGTGATAACCGTGATGCTTCGTTAGACGCAAGATTTTTCGGATTTGTACCAGAAGAATACATTGTAGGAAAACCAATGTTTACTTGGATGAGCTTGCAAGGTGTCTTTGATGAAGGACCTAAAAAAATAAGATGGGACAGAATGTTTAAAGCTACTAATACAGGAGAGGCTAACAAAACTTCTTATTGGTGGATAGCTGCTATCATTCTTGGATTATTTTTCGGTTGGGAGTATATTTCTAAATTATTCAAAAAGAAAAAAGACGACTAG
- a CDS encoding WbqC family protein, translating into MKLLPLFYLPPISWWSEFLSEEPIILEQHENFPKQTYRNRANIYGANGKLSLSIPIKHNGKRALKDLEISYDENWQSLHWKSIKIAYQTSPYFEFYESKLEKIFQSKETYLKDFNLKALEVIQDILKTDKTFQLSESYEKEIEGEDYRDCFSAKQPTSYEVNEYYQTFSDKLGFLEDLSILDLICNIGPEATTYIRNVKLKN; encoded by the coding sequence ATGAAACTATTACCTTTGTTTTACCTCCCTCCTATTTCTTGGTGGTCAGAGTTTTTGTCGGAAGAACCTATAATTCTAGAACAACACGAAAACTTTCCAAAACAAACCTACAGAAATAGAGCTAATATTTATGGTGCTAATGGTAAACTATCCCTTAGTATTCCAATAAAACATAATGGGAAAAGAGCTTTGAAAGATTTGGAAATTTCCTATGACGAAAATTGGCAGAGTTTGCATTGGAAATCTATAAAAATAGCTTACCAGACTTCGCCTTATTTTGAGTTTTATGAGTCTAAACTGGAAAAAATATTTCAATCTAAAGAAACTTATTTAAAAGATTTTAATTTAAAGGCTCTAGAAGTAATTCAAGATATTTTAAAGACAGATAAAACCTTTCAGCTTTCCGAAAGCTACGAGAAAGAAATTGAAGGAGAAGATTATAGAGACTGCTTTTCTGCCAAACAGCCTACTTCTTATGAAGTAAACGAATATTATCAAACCTTTTCTGATAAGTTAGGGTTTTTAGAAGATTTATCTATTTTAGATTTAATCTGTAACATTGGTCCAGAAGCCACGACTTATATTAGAAATGTTAAACTAAAAAATTAA
- a CDS encoding GlcG/HbpS family heme-binding protein produces MKNITLSFFCFILLSCNMLNAQLKVLYKPILTSEMAIQIAQKSFMEAIRNGYQISVTVVDRSGQTLAVLRHHNAGIHTLRASYKKAFTATSQKRETAEIAQGIKNGTIPEDIRYLDENILILDGGIPIWLGGEVVGGIGVGGAHGIEDVRLAKVGILAIETNQINRLD; encoded by the coding sequence ATGAAAAATATTACTTTAAGTTTTTTTTGTTTTATATTGTTGAGCTGTAATATGCTAAATGCTCAATTAAAAGTTTTATATAAGCCCATATTAACGAGTGAAATGGCTATACAAATAGCACAAAAGTCGTTTATGGAAGCTATTAGAAATGGATATCAGATAAGTGTAACCGTCGTGGATCGATCGGGGCAGACATTAGCTGTACTTAGGCATCATAATGCTGGTATACATACCTTAAGAGCTAGTTACAAAAAAGCATTTACCGCAACTTCTCAAAAAAGAGAAACAGCTGAGATCGCTCAGGGTATCAAAAATGGAACTATACCCGAAGATATTCGTTATTTGGATGAGAATATTTTAATCTTAGACGGGGGAATCCCTATTTGGTTAGGTGGAGAAGTCGTAGGAGGAATTGGTGTAGGGGGAGCACATGGTATTGAAGATGTGAGGCTTGCAAAAGTGGGGATATTAGCAATTGAGACAAACCAAATAAATAGGTTAGATTAA
- a CDS encoding RNA polymerase sigma factor gives MISKEIFNLLKQNNRLAQKQVYDAFSGKMLAIAKSYTNNLSDAEDALLKAFYTVFTKIDTCKGAEFFPFWLRRIVINEAISIVRKQKHILYIEKDINDDLQDEPEDTETQNHLLDIPIEELLSEMPLGYKLVFNLYVFEEKKHSEIAEILNIKEGTSKSQFNKAKKWLKEFITQKQSYGK, from the coding sequence GTGATTTCAAAAGAGATTTTTAACTTATTAAAACAAAACAACCGACTGGCACAAAAGCAAGTTTATGATGCTTTTTCGGGTAAAATGTTAGCCATAGCAAAATCTTACACTAACAATTTATCCGATGCGGAAGATGCTTTATTAAAGGCTTTTTATACTGTTTTCACTAAAATAGATACTTGTAAGGGAGCAGAGTTTTTTCCTTTTTGGTTAAGAAGAATTGTTATAAATGAAGCCATTAGCATCGTACGAAAACAGAAACACATTTTATACATAGAGAAAGATATTAACGATGACCTACAAGACGAACCAGAAGATACAGAAACACAAAATCATTTATTGGATATTCCGATAGAAGAGTTGTTATCAGAAATGCCATTGGGCTATAAACTTGTATTTAATCTGTATGTGTTTGAAGAAAAAAAACACTCCGAAATTGCAGAAATCCTCAACATAAAAGAAGGAACTAGCAAAAGTCAATTTAATAAAGCTAAAAAGTGGCTCAAAGAATTCATCACTCAAAAACAATCTTATGGAAAATAA
- a CDS encoding porin family protein: MKTQILLFSTIVCAAMAFAQENKLKTYSKKVDSIVLSEKQLMNKEIDSLEILYSEKKLSHENLLNQKSEIARKYEQRINTKIQEEKKTLEEFTKEQVRHRVLSPKNDTIRGFFVIRKNSIDIKSSKKKTPASLLKKSSISVSYAFLNLTENTGSLNPFETTSNMRIGNSHSFEIQARKERQIGNTTSPLFIRYGLAYRSDTYMPKHPLVFQQENRHLQLSEFQEGSLKRSKLRHAYLTFPVEFQYVLNPSYTEYKGKSYLDNSKKQWRIGFGAYGGINLRSLIKVKYYNEGGQFKKYQNKVDYGVNSFLFGAKFSLGYGSFNLFIKKDFTPIFNDDALIPSKNGIQIGLDIMNLNF, translated from the coding sequence ATGAAAACTCAAATTTTATTATTTAGCACCATAGTATGCGCTGCTATGGCATTTGCTCAGGAAAACAAACTGAAAACTTACAGCAAAAAAGTAGATAGCATTGTACTATCGGAAAAACAGCTTATGAATAAAGAAATAGATTCTTTGGAAATTCTTTATTCCGAAAAAAAACTTTCACACGAAAACCTTTTGAACCAAAAGTCAGAAATTGCCCGTAAGTACGAACAACGCATTAACACCAAAATCCAAGAAGAGAAAAAAACTTTAGAAGAATTTACTAAAGAACAGGTAAGACACAGAGTACTTTCTCCTAAAAATGATACTATAAGAGGCTTTTTTGTCATAAGAAAAAACAGCATAGATATTAAATCTAGCAAAAAGAAAACCCCAGCGTCATTGCTTAAAAAATCTAGTATATCTGTCTCCTACGCCTTTCTCAACCTAACTGAAAATACAGGAAGTCTTAATCCGTTTGAAACCACTTCTAATATGCGTATAGGCAATTCTCACAGCTTTGAAATACAAGCCAGAAAGGAAAGACAAATAGGCAATACCACCAGTCCATTATTCATTCGTTACGGATTAGCATATAGATCAGATACCTATATGCCGAAACATCCTCTAGTTTTTCAACAAGAAAATAGACATCTCCAACTATCAGAATTCCAAGAAGGCTCTTTAAAACGCTCCAAACTACGCCACGCCTATCTTACATTTCCTGTAGAGTTTCAGTATGTGCTGAACCCTAGCTATACAGAATACAAAGGGAAATCTTATCTAGATAATAGCAAAAAACAATGGCGTATAGGCTTTGGAGCTTACGGAGGCATCAACCTAAGAAGTTTAATTAAAGTGAAATATTACAACGAAGGCGGACAGTTCAAAAAATACCAAAACAAAGTGGATTATGGTGTAAATTCGTTTTTGTTCGGAGCTAAATTTAGTCTAGGTTATGGAAGTTTCAATCTTTTTATTAAAAAAGACTTTACTCCAATATTCAACGATGACGCTCTTATCCCTTCTAAAAACGGAATACAAATCGGCTTAGATATTATGAACCTCAATTTCTAA
- a CDS encoding S8 family serine peptidase, whose translation MKKIMIAALFLAGLNLTLAQEKRDKDTETWYHKDFSATNVYGVNTNNAYKFLESKGLKPKTVVVGVLDSGVEVDHPGLAKNMWKNPNEVPNNGIDDDGNGYIDDIHGWNFMGGRTADVDVDNLEVTRVVKKYKPIFEGDDSSKNKANQAQMPEEFEMYMKSKEIFNKKGIEAQQSFQYYSQFKSRISAIAKVLGDKTLTAENLATIKPTSQEEAMYLQILNQMAASKEMQGKTSKEVEETLSKEINDALKHFETQATKQYNLDFDTRQEIVGDNYEDYSEKYYGNNHYEGPDAQHGTHVAGIIAGYPHGKEVQYGVASKVAKIMTVRAVPDGDERDKDVANAIRYAVDNGAKILNMSFGKPVSPGKKYVWDAFKYAQEKGVLLVKAAGNENENIEENVYYPTNFYKPTDEKPFINNMIVVGASTNDNEFLRAGFSNYNGKMVDVFAPGDKIYSTVPDGKYEYLQGTSMASPVVAGAAAVLLAYMPNLTPEQIIESLVKTANKSTVNAMINSNTNNRFDLISRAGGVIDTYKAAEYAYNNFYKTTQKSETPKATKTTTKKRVRK comes from the coding sequence ATGAAGAAAATAATGATTGCTGCTTTATTTCTAGCAGGACTGAATTTAACTTTAGCACAAGAAAAAAGAGATAAAGACACAGAAACTTGGTATCACAAAGATTTCTCCGCGACTAATGTTTATGGAGTAAATACCAACAATGCCTATAAATTTTTAGAATCTAAAGGTTTAAAGCCTAAAACTGTGGTTGTAGGTGTATTAGATAGTGGCGTAGAAGTAGACCACCCAGGATTGGCAAAAAATATGTGGAAAAACCCTAATGAAGTTCCTAATAATGGGATAGATGATGATGGTAATGGTTACATAGACGATATCCACGGTTGGAATTTTATGGGAGGAAGAACAGCCGATGTAGATGTAGATAATCTAGAAGTAACTAGAGTGGTTAAGAAATACAAGCCTATCTTTGAAGGTGATGACTCTTCTAAAAACAAAGCTAATCAAGCTCAAATGCCTGAAGAGTTTGAAATGTATATGAAATCCAAAGAGATTTTCAACAAAAAAGGAATTGAAGCTCAACAAAGTTTCCAATACTACTCTCAGTTTAAATCTAGAATTTCTGCCATTGCTAAAGTTCTAGGAGATAAAACTTTAACTGCAGAAAATTTAGCTACTATAAAACCTACTTCTCAAGAGGAAGCAATGTATTTGCAGATACTCAACCAAATGGCAGCATCTAAAGAAATGCAAGGCAAAACTTCTAAAGAAGTAGAAGAAACTTTAAGCAAAGAGATTAACGATGCTTTAAAGCATTTTGAAACGCAGGCCACCAAGCAATATAATCTAGATTTTGATACAAGACAAGAAATCGTAGGAGATAACTACGAAGACTATTCTGAAAAGTACTACGGTAACAACCATTACGAAGGTCCAGATGCTCAGCACGGAACTCATGTGGCTGGTATTATTGCTGGATATCCTCATGGTAAAGAAGTACAGTATGGTGTAGCATCTAAGGTAGCTAAGATAATGACCGTAAGAGCGGTACCAGACGGAGACGAAAGAGATAAAGATGTGGCTAATGCTATTAGATATGCTGTAGATAATGGAGCTAAAATCTTAAACATGAGCTTTGGGAAACCTGTTTCTCCAGGCAAAAAATATGTTTGGGACGCCTTTAAATACGCTCAAGAAAAAGGAGTACTCCTTGTAAAAGCTGCAGGTAACGAAAACGAAAACATAGAAGAAAATGTGTACTATCCTACTAACTTCTACAAACCAACTGATGAAAAACCTTTCATAAACAACATGATAGTAGTTGGAGCTAGTACAAATGACAATGAGTTTCTAAGAGCTGGTTTCTCTAACTACAATGGTAAAATGGTAGATGTATTTGCTCCTGGAGATAAAATTTACTCTACAGTTCCAGATGGTAAATACGAATATCTACAAGGTACTTCTATGGCTTCGCCAGTAGTAGCAGGTGCAGCGGCGGTGCTTTTGGCTTATATGCCTAACCTTACTCCAGAGCAGATTATAGAGTCATTAGTAAAAACGGCTAATAAATCTACCGTAAATGCTATGATTAACTCAAATACTAACAATCGTTTTGATTTAATTTCTAGAGCAGGTGGCGTTATAGATACTTACAAAGCTGCAGAATATGCTTACAATAATTTCTACAAAACTACTCAGAAGTCAGAAACGCCAAAAGCAACTAAAACAACTACAAAAAAGAGAGTGAGAAAATAA
- a CDS encoding DUF5683 domain-containing protein → MSKVFSFLALLFVSLGLAQNTNVDTLHISKTETEVVQEIEKANANKSILKTYNPTLSGLYSAVLPGLGQYYNKKYWKIPIVWGAVGTSVGIAIWNQNNYERYRKAFVAELNNQPHEFSGISGVDATVLGNTQDRMKRQRDYAIAISAGIYILNIIDAVVDAHLHEQRNDPDLAIAPTLLSDQWGLQNGKLGFSLNYRF, encoded by the coding sequence ATGTCTAAGGTTTTTAGTTTTTTAGCTTTATTATTCGTTTCGCTAGGGTTAGCTCAGAACACTAATGTAGATACTCTTCATATTTCCAAAACAGAGACTGAGGTAGTACAAGAAATAGAAAAAGCTAATGCTAATAAATCTATTCTCAAAACTTACAATCCCACACTTTCAGGGCTTTATTCTGCGGTGTTACCAGGTTTAGGGCAGTATTACAACAAAAAATATTGGAAAATCCCTATTGTATGGGGTGCGGTAGGTACTAGCGTGGGCATTGCCATTTGGAATCAAAACAATTACGAACGCTACCGAAAAGCCTTTGTAGCAGAGCTTAACAATCAGCCGCACGAATTTTCTGGCATTAGTGGTGTAGATGCTACCGTTCTTGGAAATACGCAAGACCGTATGAAACGCCAAAGAGATTATGCCATCGCCATTTCGGCAGGAATTTACATACTTAATATTATTGATGCCGTTGTGGACGCTCATCTACACGAACAAAGAAACGACCCAGATTTAGCCATTGCTCCTACTCTACTCAGTGACCAATGGGGCTTACAAAACGGAAAATTAGGGTTTTCACTCAATTATAGATTTTAA
- the dapB gene encoding 4-hydroxy-tetrahydrodipicolinate reductase: protein MKIALVGYGKMGKIIDQIATQRGHQVVARLNESPTLENLNQPDVVIEFSNPEVAFENIKTCLELNIPVVCGTTGWLERKPEIEKIAEGNKTAFLYGSNFSLGVNLFFELNERLAQLMNNFGEYGCQLEEIHHTHKKDAPSGTAISLAEGIIKHTDFDSWKLDETKDKALGITAIREDEVPGTHSVFYRSEVDEIEIKHTAFNRNGFALGAVIASEWIIGKQGNFSMKDVLFQ, encoded by the coding sequence ATGAAAATTGCACTAGTAGGATATGGTAAAATGGGGAAAATTATAGACCAAATAGCCACCCAAAGAGGACATCAAGTGGTCGCTAGGCTTAATGAATCTCCTACCCTAGAAAATCTTAATCAGCCCGATGTGGTAATAGAATTTTCTAATCCAGAAGTCGCTTTCGAAAATATCAAAACTTGTCTTGAACTTAATATTCCTGTAGTTTGTGGTACAACAGGGTGGTTAGAAAGAAAGCCTGAAATAGAAAAAATAGCAGAAGGCAACAAAACTGCATTTTTATATGGGTCTAACTTTAGTCTTGGAGTTAATTTATTTTTTGAACTAAATGAAAGACTTGCTCAACTAATGAATAACTTTGGAGAATACGGTTGTCAGTTAGAAGAAATTCATCATACCCACAAAAAAGATGCTCCTAGTGGCACGGCAATTAGCTTAGCAGAAGGCATTATAAAACATACTGATTTTGACAGTTGGAAACTAGACGAAACTAAAGATAAAGCCTTAGGCATTACAGCCATAAGAGAAGACGAAGTACCTGGTACTCACAGTGTGTTCTATCGTTCCGAAGTTGATGAAATTGAAATAAAACATACTGCTTTTAACCGAAATGGATTTGCACTAGGGGCTGTAATTGCTTCCGAGTGGATTATAGGCAAGCAAGGAAACTTCAGTATGAAAGATGTTCTATTTCAATAA
- a CDS encoding ParA family protein, with translation MGKIIGVANQKGGVGKTTTSVNLAAALGVLEKKVLIIDADPQANATSGLGIEEVQYSTYNLLEHSVTAKECIVPTSSPNLDIIPSHIDLVAAEIELVDRDNREYMLKQALEEVKDDYDYIIIDCAPSLGLITVNALTSADSVIIPIQCEYYALEGLGKLLNTIKNVQNIHNPNLDIEGLLLTMYDGRLRLSNQVVEEVNTHFPDMVFETVINRNVRLSEAPSFGESILMYDAESKGAIQYIQLAEEVLLKNEEKVSN, from the coding sequence ATGGGTAAAATAATAGGTGTTGCTAATCAGAAAGGAGGTGTAGGGAAAACTACAACTTCCGTGAATTTGGCTGCGGCATTAGGCGTTTTAGAGAAAAAAGTTTTGATTATAGATGCAGATCCTCAGGCCAATGCTACTTCTGGACTAGGCATAGAGGAAGTACAGTATTCTACTTACAATCTTTTGGAACACAGCGTTACCGCTAAAGAATGTATTGTGCCTACGAGTTCTCCTAATTTAGACATTATTCCGTCTCACATAGATTTAGTTGCTGCCGAGATAGAGCTTGTAGATAGAGACAACAGAGAGTACATGCTAAAACAAGCTCTAGAAGAAGTTAAAGACGATTATGACTACATCATTATAGATTGTGCTCCTAGCTTAGGGCTTATCACAGTCAATGCACTTACTTCCGCAGACTCTGTTATTATTCCTATCCAATGTGAGTATTATGCGCTGGAAGGTTTAGGTAAACTACTTAATACCATCAAAAACGTCCAAAATATACACAACCCTAATTTGGATATAGAAGGACTTCTTCTAACAATGTATGATGGTAGGCTTAGACTATCCAACCAAGTCGTAGAAGAGGTAAACACCCATTTCCCTGATATGGTTTTTGAAACCGTTATCAACCGTAATGTAAGGCTTAGTGAAGCACCTAGTTTTGGAGAAAGTATCCTAATGTACGATGCCGAGAGTAAAGGTGCTATACAATACATACAACTTGCTGAGGAAGTTTTACTTAAAAACGAAGAAAAAGTATCAAACTAA